In the genome of bacterium, the window CCTGAGGAGGTTTACTCCCTTTGGGAAAGTAACATTTGCTTAATGTAGGTCGACGTCCCAGGTGACATTCGTCCTCATAAAGAAATACATTCTCATCAGAGCAAACTTGTGCTTTTTGACGACGTTCTTCTATCAATGCAACTTTGTTTAGATATTTAGGATCTGGGCTCCAACATCGATGAACTGCGCATTTGAAACGGATTCCTGCGCGGCGAAGTGTCCTCCATACAGTAGCTTGAGAAACCTGAATGTTTTTTAGAATTATCTCTTTCAACAGAACTAATGTCCAGGTAGAGTGAGGTTCTCCATAAGCTCTTGGATTACTTCGGGCTGCTTGCACTAATTGTTGTGTTTGTTCTGGGTTTATTTTTTAATGCCGTCCCTGTCGAGGACGGCTATATAACCCTGAAATTCCCTCTTTCTCATAGCGACGTATCCAGTAGCGGACTTTTTTCTTAGACATCTGCAAAGCATCAGCAATGTTTGGTACAGAAACCTTCTTAGCTGATAACTGAATTATTCTAACGCGCCGCCAGAGACATGCAGAGGGAGGCCTTCGAGAGAGAAGAGTCAATTCTTCTTGCTCTTCTTCAGTTAATATTTTGACAAAGATCATTTTTTCCCTCCTTTGTCGATAGATTTTTCTCTACTATATTTATCGGCAAGAGAGGCAAAAAAGTGTAACTTATTTATGAAAAAATCATTAGCCTCGCTTCTGGCAAGCCAAAAGGCGAACCTAAAGATTCGCACTACATTTATGGGATGTCAGAGGTTAATTCGTGTGCATTTGTGGTTAATTTCCTTAATTCTCTGTGAACTCTGTGCCTCTGTGGCTGAACGGTTACCCAATTTCTTTATTGGCATAAATGAACTTAAATCTATCCTTAAGGATAAAACAAGTGTTTTTTCTGTTTCTCCTCAAGGTATTTCAAAGGTTTGTTTCTTTAAAGACCATTTTTATAAGTTAGTTCCAACTGAAGGCTATCCGACTATTGAGATTAATGGAATACGGATGCATCAAACTAAGAATATGACCCCTGACCAGGATACAAAACTAAAGATAGAACTCCTGCATATATTTAAAAACGCAACGATATTAGACATTTGCACCGGGCCTGGCTATACAGCCATTGAGGCTTATAAAAAAGGTGCAGAGGTAACTACTATTGAAAAAGATATCTGTGTTCTCGAAATAGATAAAATTAATCCATATTCTAAGGAATTATTTGAAGGAGGGATAAAAATTATTATTGCTGATGCCTTTAATGAGGTAAAAAGGTTTTCTGTCTCGTATTTTGATTTTATTGTTCATGACCCGCCAAGATTTGCTTTATCTCCAGGTTGATAGTTGATAGTTTCATAGACTATCAACCATCAACCATCAACTATCAACTATCAACAATACTATGGGGATTTTGATAGAGAAATGAGTGGGCAATTGGGACAATCAGGTTTTGTCTTACATATCTCTTTTCCCAGTTGAACAATCAAGGCGTGGAATTCATTAAATACCTGCACATCATGAGGTAAGTTGAGCATAAATAGGTTTTGAATCTGGGAATATGAGGCTTTTTCATTAATGAGATTATGTCGGGTTAAAATTCTTCTTGTATAGGCATCAACGACAAAAACAGGTTTATTCCCGGCATATAACAAGATAGAATCTGCGGTTTCTAATCCAATCCCATTTACCGTTAAAAGTTCAGCCCGTAGTTCCCACATTTCTCCTTTAAACATCTGGTCTAAATTACCCAAATAGCGGGCAAACAGGAATTCAATAAACGCCTTTAGTCTTTTAGCCTTGAGTTGGTAATATCCCGCTGGTTTAATTAATGTGGATAGTTCGTCTTGAGGGATTTCTTTTAATTTTTCAGGTTCTAATAAGTTATGTTCTTTCAGGTTGTTAATTGCTTTTTCGACATTTGTCCAAGCAGTATTTTGGGTTAGAATAGCCCCAATGATTATCTCAAAAGGTGTGTCTCCAGGCCACCAGTGTCGTGGTCCAAAAGCCTTAAAAAGCCGCTCATAAATCCAATTAAGAACTTGCTCTTTTTGACTACCTTGTTTTTTATTAATTGACATTTTTACCCCCTTTTTTTTACATACCCCCTTTTTGATAATTCGTAACCGTTGAGGTGGTAATTTACCGCAGAGACGCAGAGGACACACCCCTAACCCCTCTCAAGAGGGGACAGAGAAGACATAGAAATAAATCAGATAACAGAAAAGAGAGTAGAAAGTAGAGAGTAGAAAAGCACAAGGTTTTCTGACTACTAACTATTGACTACTGACTACTGATTTAATGTTGCTGGACTCAAGAGTTTGCTCTGATGAAAATCAGGGATGTTAAGCGTCTCGTCCATAGATTTTCCCCTCTTAAGAGGGGTTAAGGGTGTGTTTTTCTCTGCGTCTCTGCGGTGAACGGTTACAGAAGTTCAAATAAGTAAGTAAAATTTAGTAGCAGATAGGTTATAATTAAAAGGTTATGATTTTTTATTTTTTCTCGTCTGGATAAATGTCTCTATGAGGTTTGGGTCATGTTGATACCCGGCATTTTTAACTAATTCATCTATTGCCTGTTCTTCAGTCATTGCCTCACGATATGCCCTTTTAGAGGTCATTGCATCAAATGCATCCGCAACTGCAATTATCCTTGCCATTAATGGGATTTCCTCTCCCTGTAATCCATCAGGATAGCCTTTACCATCATATCTTTCATGATGGTGTTTAATTCCCGGAACAATCTTTACCATATCTTCTTTTGGAATAAGTAACCGTGCTTCTCTAACTGCGGCTAATGTTCTTTTCATATCTTCAGCTGGCTGAAGGATTTTAACTCCCTTTAGCGGATGTTCCTTCATTATTCTCCATTCGTCATCATTTAACTTGCCAGGTTTATCTAAGATAGCTTCCGAGATACCAATTTTACCCACATCATGTAATCTGGCAGTTAATTCCAGAATATTTTTATCCTTTTCAGACATCTTTAATGCCCGAGCAATATCCAGTGAAAATTCAGTCACTCGTTGCGAATGACCTTCTGTATAGGTATCTTTCTCGTCAATAGCTGATGAGAGAGAACTTACTGTGGTGATAAACAAATCTTGAAGTTGACAAAAAAGACGGGCATTTTGAATAGTAGAGGAGACTAAAGTTCCTAAAGCAAAAAGAAGTTTGGCATCCGGGGTAAAAAAAGGTTCACCTGAAATCTTATCGCCTAAAACTATCACTCCAATTGGCTCATCCTTATATTTTAGTGGCACACATAAAAGATTATTAATTCCTAAAATATGTTCATGAATATTTTTAGAAGATTGGATATTACTATGGATAATATATCTTCCCTCTCTTATTGCCTGGCCCGAAACACCTTCTTCAGCAATAAATTCAGTTTTAAACCTGTTTAATTTCTCTGGTGAAAAACCTATCTCGGCTCGGATCTTTAGTTTATAGTCTTCTTCATCAAATAACATTAAATAGCCATATTTAGTTTCTAAAACATTCATCGCTTTAATCAGAATTTCTACAGGTAACCTATCGACATTGAGCATTGTTCCAAGACTATTGGTAACATCATATAATAGAGATAATTCTTCATAAGCCGTGGATAATGCTTCGGTAACATTATCTAATTCCTTTTCTAATTCTTTAATTCTTGAAATGAGTTTTTCATCTTTAGTCATTTTCTCTCCATTTTTTTCTTTCATTAAGAATACAGAGATGAAATTAGGAGTTAGATTTTTGCACTCCTATTCCTTTTCCTCATGCCCATAATTTGAATAATATATCTTTTCCCGGCTATCTAAGTCATTACAATTAACTCTGATCTCGCCGGTAGTTGAACTGTATATCCAGCCGCCGATATTACTATCTGCTATATCTTGAGCCGTCATCAGTTCTTTTTGTGTATCAATAACCTTAACATTGTTAGAATTGGGATTAGCACCACTGGGGGGATGAGACCTTAATCTCGCCTTTGGGATTTCTAGCATATAATTTGGGACAAAAGCAGGCACATCCTGCCCACCAATATTATGCGGAGTATTATCAAGGCTTTTTGGGAAAATTCCCGGATTGGTACTATAATAGTTATTAATTGCTACCCGTAGATTAGCCAGATGGTCCTTTGTTTTTGCCTCCCTTGACCGTGTCAGAACTTGAGGTATTCTTGCCACGATAATTAAGAGTAAAATGGCTAAGATGAGCACTACTATCATCAACTCCACTAAAGTAAATCCCTTTTTATTTTTTAACATTTTTTTTAACATTTTTTTCCCTCCTTTATTTGTAAGCGTTCAGGTGGTGTAACAAAAGGAGATGTGGAGATTAAGGAGATAGGGAGATATTATTAAAAAAATTGAAATTAATAGAAACTAATAGAAATTTATGGAAATTTGTTGTTTTCCACAATCAATTTCTACCTATTTCTATAAATTTCAATCTATTTCTATTATCTTATCTCCATATCTCCCTTATCTCCTTATCCCCCTTCTTACACTTTTGATGCATAGCCTGAACGGTTACCTTTATTTTTTTGAATTTCAGTAACTATTTACCACAAAGACACGAAGAAAGGGATTCGGGAATAAAACAATCTCTTCCTTCCCTAACTCCAAACCCCGATTTTTCCTTTGTGCCTTCGGGCCCTGGTAACTGATTCATATTTAATATACCATAATTTTGATAAAAAGTCAACATAAATTTACACAAATGATGAAAAATTTGTTTTATTTGTGCTATTCTATGGTATTTTTTTGGTGCCGGAAGCGGGATTTGAACCCGCACACCCATTCGGGCACATGGCCCTCAACCATGCGTGTCTACCATATTCCACCATCCCGGCAATATCAGAGAGTAAACAATGGTCAGTAGTAAACTGTTCACCGTTCAGTTTGGACTCTTCATTAATAATAAATATATATCTCCAGATCAGGTCTTGTATTTCGATGGAGCTGACGGAAATCACGGTCAAAATTTATTTCACTCGTATAACTCAGGACAAGTCTTTTGTTTTTCCCGGTTCCCATTTTGTCTATTAATGAAGTAGGATATTTTAACACTGGCTGTTCTTCTAAATCTACATCTTCATTAACTAACCGAAATCCCGGAATTAATCTACCCTTACTTTTTATATAGTCTTCTTTTACTTCCTTAACTAAATAAGTTCGTTCCTTTCGCTCAAAATAGACATTTGATTTGATTAATACTTTTTTATCCGTAAGTTCTTGTTGAAGAATCTGTAAATTATCCTTTCTTAACTTAGCCCATGGGTCTATTTCTCTATCTTTTTGATAAATCATAAATAACCTTCCTTAATAATTATTATACCCAAAAATCTCATAATGTCAACAATTTTTTATTTGTGCTTTTAGTCCAAAAAACAATGGTCCACCTACCTCTATTTTTTTGTTATTAGCTGTAATATATCGATTTACAAAATCAGGGATAAAAAGGTTAATCTCACTGGGGCGTTTAGCCATTTTGTAGCGTTCATCAATGGTATTTTTACCTTCTTTAATTGCCTTTTCTAATTTAGCCACAAAGCCATTGACAATATTATTCAAATAGATTAAGTTAGTCTTAATTCCATCTACTCGAGCTAAATTAGCCAGATTGCTTAATTTCCCTTTTTGTAATTGGCTCGATAATCCTATGATATTGCCTTCATAGACATATATTTCATTAAAAGCGGCAAAAGAAAGCATTGGTTTTCCCACATCCCAATTATAGACCCAAACTTTTATCTGTTCATCTTGATATGCTAAAATTTCTACAGGTCCAATATCATCCTTATGCAAAGTTGCAGTTTCAATTAACGATTGAGCTAATTTTTCCCCCATAGCCGTTGTTGGAAATCCTTCTACGGTTAGTTCTTGAGTAATATCTTCATCAGTTAATTTTTGTTCTTCCCCATAGACTAAAGTTCGTATATCAGATACCTTTTGTTCAAGCATGGCTAATCTTTCTACCCCAAAACCTAAGTTAAATACAGGGTATTTAATATCATAATTTGCCAATGCCACCGGGGAATAAAATCCAATATTAGCCACTTCAATCTGTTGAGTTCCTATTTGCGAATAGACCTCATATTCTGAACCTGGTGTGTAGTATTTACTCGTAACCTTCTTTTTAATAAATTCGGGTTTGCCAAACCCCAGTTCAAATAAGACCATTTTAGTAAATTCAATTCCATCTTCTGCGGTTATTTCATCATTCATAATTACGACTGAGGCAGATGTGCTTTCGTATAAATGATGCGGGTCAAGTCTTTGTTCCCGTCTAAATCGTGAACCAATGGAAAAAAGTTTCACCGGAATTTTAGTTTGATTTTTAGATAAATAATTAAACCATGCCGCGGTCATATGTGAGCGTAAGGTAAATTTAGTTGGAATTGGTTTTAACGCCTTAAATTCTGGAAAAACCCGGTCAATGATTAAAGTCGCTATTTCTTCTTTAATATCAAGATTTTTGACTAATTCCTCAATCAAGTCATCACTTTCTATTGTTCCTTTTTTAAAGGCACGGAATACCTCTTCTATGTTTTTTTCTTTTTTAAAATCAGGTATAATCTTTTTTATTTCCTCAATCTTACGATTACTAATGCCAATATCAGGTCTTGGTAAGCCTGCCAGGTAAAATATCCTATCTAAAATCACCGGTGCCTCTGGTCCATACTGACGATATACCTCGCCTTCCTCAATAATCGCTGGATTTATTATTTCATCTAATCCAAGTCGTAAGAATACCTCACGGAATTTTAGATTAAGTGAAATAATCGGATGTTCTTTACCTCGAGTGGGTTGTTCCCAGAGCATTTTTCGTCCGCTTAAATTAACTAATTTTGCTGTTTCTAACCATGTTTGTTCAAAATCCTTTTTAGCCTTTTCCTTAATTTTTCTTATATTATATTCCATTATGTTGTAACTATACCATTTATTTATCTCTTTGTCAAATAGTTTTTTTCTTGTACAGTTCTGAAGAGTAAATTTTCATGATTTTTATTTTTAAGATACAATTTGGGGACAAGATGGTAGGGGACATTAGAAAGGACAGTTCTCTCCTGTGTCTCCTGATATATCAAAATATCGGAGTCAAAAAAAAGATTGTCAATATGATAAAAATATGATATGATATGGATTAAAGAGGGAAAAAGAGGGGTTGCTGGAACAAAATAAGGTAGCAGTTCTAAGAAGAATTCAGGCGGATTTGGTAAGGTTGAGACAGGTTTTTCAGGATATTATCTACCTCAATCAGTTGTCTGGTAAAGGCAAACAATAATCCCCTGGTGAAGTTCTTAAAACTACCAAAAACCTTGACAATGTTTAAGTCCATTGCCTTTGCTCATTATAGCACTTATTAATCGAAATTTGACATAGATATGGCTATGAAATTCCAAATCACAAATTCCAAATTCCAAATAAATTCAAATAACCAAAATTCAAAACATTACCCCCATAGTTTGTATTTAGGATTTGAAATTTGGTGTTTATTTGAGATTTGGTGCTTGGGATTTGGGATTTTTTTTACTTATCCACTCTGAGTAAAGTTTTGACTAATAACTGCTATACTTCTGCTGGAAGAGTTGAAAGAGTAGAAAGAGTTGGAAGTGTTGGATGAGTTGAAGGAGTTTCTTCACTTAGACTTACACTGTCACTTACACTGTCACTGACATAGGTAAGACTTAGG includes:
- a CDS encoding prepilin-type N-terminal cleavage/methylation domain-containing protein; this encodes MLKKMLKNKKGFTLVELMIVVLILAILLLIIVARIPQVLTRSREAKTKDHLANLRVAINNYYSTNPGIFPKSLDNTPHNIGGQDVPAFVPNYMLEIPKARLRSHPPSGANPNSNNVKVIDTQKELMTAQDIADSNIGGWIYSSTTGEIRVNCNDLDSREKIYYSNYGHEEKE
- the sepS gene encoding O-phosphoserine--tRNA ligase, whose amino-acid sequence is MEYNIRKIKEKAKKDFEQTWLETAKLVNLSGRKMLWEQPTRGKEHPIISLNLKFREVFLRLGLDEIINPAIIEEGEVYRQYGPEAPVILDRIFYLAGLPRPDIGISNRKIEEIKKIIPDFKKEKNIEEVFRAFKKGTIESDDLIEELVKNLDIKEEIATLIIDRVFPEFKALKPIPTKFTLRSHMTAAWFNYLSKNQTKIPVKLFSIGSRFRREQRLDPHHLYESTSASVVIMNDEITAEDGIEFTKMVLFELGFGKPEFIKKKVTSKYYTPGSEYEVYSQIGTQQIEVANIGFYSPVALANYDIKYPVFNLGFGVERLAMLEQKVSDIRTLVYGEEQKLTDEDITQELTVEGFPTTAMGEKLAQSLIETATLHKDDIGPVEILAYQDEQIKVWVYNWDVGKPMLSFAAFNEIYVYEGNIIGLSSQLQKGKLSNLANLARVDGIKTNLIYLNNIVNGFVAKLEKAIKEGKNTIDERYKMAKRPSEINLFIPDFVNRYITANNKKIEVGGPLFFGLKAQIKNC
- a CDS encoding endonuclease III domain-containing protein, which produces MSINKKQGSQKEQVLNWIYERLFKAFGPRHWWPGDTPFEIIIGAILTQNTAWTNVEKAINNLKEHNLLEPEKLKEIPQDELSTLIKPAGYYQLKAKRLKAFIEFLFARYLGNLDQMFKGEMWELRAELLTVNGIGLETADSILLYAGNKPVFVVDAYTRRILTRHNLINEKASYSQIQNLFMLNLPHDVQVFNEFHALIVQLGKEICKTKPDCPNCPLISLSKSP
- a CDS encoding HD domain-containing phosphohydrolase, whose amino-acid sequence is MKEKNGEKMTKDEKLISRIKELEKELDNVTEALSTAYEELSLLYDVTNSLGTMLNVDRLPVEILIKAMNVLETKYGYLMLFDEEDYKLKIRAEIGFSPEKLNRFKTEFIAEEGVSGQAIREGRYIIHSNIQSSKNIHEHILGINNLLCVPLKYKDEPIGVIVLGDKISGEPFFTPDAKLLFALGTLVSSTIQNARLFCQLQDLFITTVSSLSSAIDEKDTYTEGHSQRVTEFSLDIARALKMSEKDKNILELTARLHDVGKIGISEAILDKPGKLNDDEWRIMKEHPLKGVKILQPAEDMKRTLAAVREARLLIPKEDMVKIVPGIKHHHERYDGKGYPDGLQGEEIPLMARIIAVADAFDAMTSKRAYREAMTEEQAIDELVKNAGYQHDPNLIETFIQTRKNKKS
- a CDS encoding helix-turn-helix domain-containing protein, with the protein product MIFVKILTEEEQEELTLLSRRPPSACLWRRVRIIQLSAKKVSVPNIADALQMSKKKVRYWIRRYEKEGISGLYSRPRQGRH